Within Desulfocurvus vexinensis DSM 17965, the genomic segment GAAGCGCGTGGGCCTGTCGGGCGGGCTCAAGGCCATCGAGCGCCAGCTCGGCCTGTCGCGCGACGGGCTGGACGGCGTGGACGGCTATTTCGCCGTGCTGCTGTGGCACGAATACCAGACCACGGGCAATCCGGCGGCCCTGGAGACCCTTTTGGCCTACAACGCCGCCGACGTGGTCGGCCTGGAGCCGCTCATGGTCCACGCCTGGAACGCCCTGGCGGGAGCGACGCCCCACGGCGTGGCCCTGGCCCTGCCCGCGCCCCCGGCCCCCGCGCCCCTGCCCCATAGGCCGGACCCGGCCCTGGTGGCCGCCCTGCGGCGGCGCTACGGGCTGTAGCCCCGGCGGGGGCGCGAAAAAGGCCGTCCGGGCGTTCCCCTGCGGGAGCCCGGGCGGCCTTTTTCGTCCTGCGGCGCGCGGCGCGGCCTCAGGCCGGGGCGTCTTCGCGCAGGTCCTCGGAGAAGGATTGCAGGTTGCAGCGCAGGCTTTCGAGCAGGGCCACGCTGTCGCGGACCCGGGCCTCGGGGATGCCGCCGTACAGGGCCTTGTTCAGCCGCTGCATGGCGTCCATGAAGATCCGCACGAATTCCTGGGCCTTGGGTTCCATGGACACCAGCTTGATGCGCCGGTCCAGGGGCGAGACCGCGCGGCGCACCCAGCCGTCGCGCTCCAGGGCGTCGATGATGCGCACCAGGGTCGCGCCCTCGATGTCCATGCGCAGGGCCAGTTCCTTCTGGGACAGGGGCTCCAGGGCGTCCTTGAGGATGGCCAGGGCCATCCAGCGCGAGCTGCTCATGCCGTAGGGCTTGAACATCTCGTCCATGGTCTGGCGCAGCTCGCGGGCGAAGAGGATGGCGTTCATGGCGTGGGCCTTGAAAAGCGGGGTGACGCCGGTGGTCGGGGGGCAGGTGTCCATGGTGCTCCTTGGTCGGGGGCGCCGGGCCCCGGGTTTGCCCGCTGCGGCGCCCCGCCCGGAGGAGTGTCGGGCGGGACGCCGGTCGCGGGGGGTCAGCCGTCGCCCTTGGGGCGGCGGCGGAGCCGTTCCGTGAGGCCGATGATGGTCTTGTAGAAGGTCGGGATGAAGAACGGCGCGATGAACGTCGCCGCGAGCATCCCGCCGATGACGCCGGTGCCGATGGCGTGGCGGCTGGCCGCGCCCGCGCCGCTGCTGATGGCCAGGGGCAGGCAGCCCAGGATGAAGGCCAGCGAGGTCATGACGATGGGCCGGAAGCGCAGCTCGGCGGCCTTGGCGGCGGCCTCGGCGATGCCCATGCCCGACTTG encodes:
- a CDS encoding MarR family winged helix-turn-helix transcriptional regulator; translation: MDTCPPTTGVTPLFKAHAMNAILFARELRQTMDEMFKPYGMSSSRWMALAILKDALEPLSQKELALRMDIEGATLVRIIDALERDGWVRRAVSPLDRRIKLVSMEPKAQEFVRIFMDAMQRLNKALYGGIPEARVRDSVALLESLRCNLQSFSEDLREDAPA